In Fimbriimonadales bacterium, a genomic segment contains:
- a CDS encoding DUF4329 domain-containing protein — MSTNGRLLCKVSQSFDATKGYDAFGNVVSETGSWSGPFGYGGHFGYQSDSDSGLLLLGHRYYDPSIGRFISRDIAKDGRNWYVYCGNKPLILCDADGLKPGDKYKSADAAAKAAIRDILKRSIKEGVEYAGWIYEDTTIIYVPFFCVGEFPDGTYSYTTPKRGGEHASSPGPTPRGNLAGIYHTHGDDDIGYDDENFSEPDKAYGDVLALPIYLGTPKGLIKKYEPRLRMVSVIGKIRV; from the coding sequence ATGTCTACGAACGGACGGCTTCTTTGCAAAGTCTCGCAAAGCTTCGATGCGACGAAGGGATACGATGCTTTCGGGAACGTGGTATCCGAGACGGGAAGTTGGAGCGGACCTTTCGGATACGGGGGGCATTTTGGTTATCAATCGGATTCGGATTCCGGGTTGCTGCTGTTAGGTCATCGCTATTACGACCCGAGCATCGGGCGGTTTATAAGCCGTGACATCGCAAAAGATGGAAGAAATTGGTATGTGTATTGTGGGAATAAACCATTGATACTATGTGATGCAGATGGTTTGAAGCCAGGAGATAAATATAAAAGCGCCGACGCTGCCGCGAAGGCAGCCATTAGAGACATTTTAAAAAGAAGTATAAAAGAAGGAGTTGAGTATGCAGGCTGGATTTATGAGGATACTACTATAATATATGTACCATTTTTTTGCGTGGGCGAATTTCCTGATGGTACATATTCTTATACAACACCAAAGAGGGGTGGTGAGCATGCATCCAGTCCAGGACCGACTCCGAGAGGGAACCTAGCCGGTATATATCACACACACGGCGATGATGATATAGGCTATGATGACGAGAACTTTTCAGAGCCAGATAAAGCGTATGGAGATGTACTTGCCCTTCCTATTTACTTGGGAACTCCGAAAGGATTAATTAAGAAATACGAACCGCGCCTAAGAATGGTGAGTGTAATTGGTAAAATAAGAGTATGA